From the genome of Paraburkholderia largidicola:
TCGAGCGCGCGCAGCGGCTCGAAGTGCGGGAACGCACGCGCGACGGCGCAGCACATTGCGTCGCGGACTTCGAGGGCGGGCATCGGACGGTGTCCGCGCATGGCGAATCGCTGCGTATTGCGCTTCTGAGGGCGTTCGTAAGCAGCCAGTTCGGCGATACCGTCGACGACGTGCTGCGGCAGCCTCAGTCGCTCTTCGGCACACGGGCGACACCGATCGGCGAGCAGACGGCGCCGCTGGGCGTCGAGAACGAACTGCCGAAACCGGACGGCGAGATCGGCGATATCAAGTCGGCGCCGCGCTGAATCGACTGGCTGTTCGTGGTTGGCAGGGAAGCCGCCGAGCATGCGAGAGAAAAGCGGGAAGGGAAAAGACAAAGGGCCTTCCGATTGGAAGGCCCTTCATGGGTGGCGCGGCTGGCAGGATTCGAACCCACGACCCCTTGGTTCGTAGCCAAGTACTCTATCCAACTGAGCTACAGCCGCACGCTAAACTTGAACCGCTCGGGCGACGCACATACCGCTTTGCGTACACCTCGGTGAAACGAAAGGGCCTTCCCGGAGGAAGGCCCTCGTAAAAAAGTGGCGCGGCTGGCAGGATTCGAACCCACGACCCCTTGGTTCGTAGCCAAGTACTCTATCCAACTGAGCTACAGCCGCACGCAGAAATGGGATTATAGCAAGGTCTCGGAAAAAGGGAAGGGGCGCCCGGGAAATTTGTGACAGTAGCCGTATCATGTAGGCTGGAGATCCGGATGTCCGCTTCAATGCTGAACCACCATGAATAAAGCCTTTGTCAAAGAATCAACTGACGAGAACGACGACGATCTCGAAGCCGCGCAACCCGACATGCCCGCGGGCGCGAAGAACTACATCACGCCCGCCGGCTATCGGCGGTTGCGCGACGAGTTGCTGCACCTGATCGACGAGGCGCGGCCGGAAGTGGTGAAACTGGTGTCGTGGGCGGCGTCGAACGGCGACCGCTCGGAAAACGGCGATTACATCTACGGCAAGCGGAGGCTGCGCGAAATCGACCGGCGTATCCGCTTTCTCACCAAGCGCATCGATCTCGCCGAAGTCGTGAACAGCAGCCGCCAGGAGAACACGGACCAGGTGTTTTTCGGCGCGACCGTCGAATACGCGACGGAAGACGGCGAGACGCATACCGTGAGGATCGTGGGCATCGACGAGGTGAATCTGGACGAGGGGCATGTCAGCTGGATTTCGCCCATCGCGCGTGCGCTGCTGAAAGCAAAGGTCGGCGATCAGGTGACGTTGCATACGCCTGCCGGGCCGCAGCCGATCGACGTGCTGGACGTGGCCTATCCGACGCGTGAGGAAGAGGAGGCTTAGGCCGGCGCCCGTCTGGGCGCTCGTCAGCGCGCGCGGCAGGCGCGACGTTCCAGAGAACGCCTCAGCCGAGACGAAAAAAAGGCGCCGCAAGCGGCGCCTTTTTCATGCTGCGAGTACTGCTGATGCTTAGAAGCGGTGACGCAGACCAGCCGTCACAGCAACTTGCTTCTCGTTCGCCGAAGCGTTCAGGCCATTGATGTTGGCGTTGACGATCGAGTTGTCGCTGACTTGCTGGTATTCGCCCTGCAGGTAGACGTCCGTACGCTTCGACAGCGCGTAAGCCGTTTGCAGGTTGAACTGGTTCCAGTGCGGGTGCTCGCCACCCAGGCTTGCCTTCGTGTACGTGTACGAACCAGCGATGCTGATTGCCGGCGTCAGAGCGTAGCGTGCGTTCGCTTCGTAGTTCTGGAAGTGACCGCTGTCGCCGCCGAAACGGTTTTGCAGGCCCTGGTTGCCCGATGCGCCCTGGTTGATGCCAGCCATCTTCGACAGGTTCGTCTGCGAGTACACGAGGCCGACCGTTGCCGGGCCGAACGTGTAGTTGCCGCCTGCGCCCCACGTCTGCTGGCGGCCTGCGAAGAACGTGTTGTCGCCGTTGATTGCACCGCCGCTGTTGAACGCAGCAGCTGCACCCGTCGCGCCGTTGCTGTTCAGTTGCAGGTAAGCAGCAGCGAGGTTGAAGCCTGCGAAGCTGTACGACGCGCCGGCGCTGTACGCACGGTTGTTCGAGAAGCCGTCAGCCTGGTTCGAGAAGCCGTACAACGCGCCGAACTTGAAGCCCGCGTAGTTCGCGCTCTGGTACTTGACCGAGTTGTTGACGCGGAACGAGTTGTTCAGGTTGTCGTTGTCGAACGGGTGGGCGAACTGCGTGCCGCCGTATTGCGTGCCCGTCAGCGACAGCGGACCGACGTAGTCGACCATGCTGTCATATTGACGGCCGAGGGTCACCGCGCCGAACTGGTCGCTTGCCAGACCAACGAATGCCTGACGGCCGAACAGACGGCTTTGCTGCTTGAGCGTGCCGTCATTGATGCCGAAGCCGTTTTCCAACGTGAAGATAGCCTTCAGGCCGCCGCCGAGGTCTTCAGCGCCACGCAGGCCGAAACGGCTGCCGTTCACCGAGCCGCTCGTCATCTGGACGTTGCTGTGACCTTGGCCGGGAGCCGTTGCCTGGTTGTTCGTGTAGGTGATGCCGGCGTCGATCAGGCCGTACAGCGTGACGCTGCTTTGAGCGTGCGCAGCGGTTGCGAAAACGCCCGAAAGGGCCGCGACCATGAGAGTCTTTTTCATCTTTGTAACTCCGAGAACAGGATGGGTTTTGGAAACCCAGGCTTGAAGGAAACTTCACGCGAGTGCTGCGAGAGGCAAAGTCGCGTGAACAACGCACGGTGACCGACGTGCGTTCGTTTCCGGGTAGGCAAAGTGTAGAGACGTGACCCGCCCGATGGCCGTTCCGAAATCAGCAATAAAGTATTACGGGATAGGAAATTATCGAGATGGAGCCTGAAAGCCTTATTGATAAAGGCTTTGCGGCCGATTGGTGCGTGCCAGCACCAGGTGTCAACCTTTGCGCGTTGTTCAATTACGACATGAAATGACGTGCGAAAACAACGCAAAAATAGCTGAATAGCGATTGTTGTCAGCTCTGCAATAGTTGATTGCGAGAGTCGACGCTAATCAAATTGACAACCGAAGCTATACTGAAATCTCTGCTTTTCGAAGCAGACTTTTTCGTTGACGAAAAAGATCTCCAAACCTTTGTCGGCGCGACTTCACAAGAGTCGCGCTTTTTTTTGCCCTTTTTGCTCCTGTTACCGCGCTAACTCATTGATGCTTTCCATCCGGGCCGACGGGGGCGAATTCGAGTCCCGGCGTCAGGGTCCAATCTTCGATCACGTAATGACGTGCGTCCATTGGGGAAGACAGCAGGTTCTGCCAGTGATCGCCGTGCCACATCGGGTCGAACTCCAGCAGGGACGGGCGTTGCGAGGTGGTTTCAGAGAGCGGTTCGCCCTTCGTGGAGTCGAACAGTTGTGCGGCGATGCGGCGAACGGTATCGAACAGCATGGCATTTCTCCGATTGCAAACTGCTGACTCAAATCTTCCGTTTGACAGTTCACCTTAACAAGTCGTGAAAACACTTACGAATGACACGTTTTGTTACACTGCGGTAAAGTTTTCTTCATCTTTTCGTCAGAGATACCGGTTCGGCAATTCAGACCGGTTCCAGTTATGAATCAGCTGAATAATTGCTGACTTTATGTTCGCTTTAACAGCGCATTTGACGTGCATCGCGCTTTCGATTTGAAACCGCTTGACGCCCATATCCGCTTCCCCTTATAAATGCTTTGCTGGATTTTCGATGGCGAAACCTGATTGTGCGTCGCGCATATATTTTCGGTTTGCGGAGTCGTGAATCGTAATCGGCATTAATGGCATTGCCTGTCTTATCAAATTGAGGAAAAGTGGAACATGGAAACTGGTATCGTCAAATGGTTCAACGATGCTAAGGGCTTCGGCTTCATCACGTCCGACGCGGGCGGCGAGGACCTCTTCGCGCACTTCTCGGAAATCCGCGCGGACGGCTTCAAGTCGCTGAAGGAGAACCAGCGCGTGTCGTTCGAAGTGAAGGCTGGGCCCAAGGGCAAGCAGGCTGCGAACATCCAGCCGCTGTAATACACGGCTGAGCCGCTGGCTCTTAGGATAAACCCTCGTTCGCGAGGGTTTTTTATTGCCTGCAATCCGGAGTTAATCCACGCAGTTAGAAAACGTCCGACAGTTTTCGAATGCACATCAATATGTCATATTCGTGTAATCCCTGATTGATGATTTATTTATGGTCAATCATTCGAATAAACATATTCCCGTCGACCTCGTCGACAATGGTGCGTCGTTTGCCGCTGCTCGCGATTGCCCGCGCAGCGCCCGCCGCCGATAGGGCATACTTGTGCAAAGTTATGTATTGCACAGTTTTCTCTCATGTCCGAACTGCTTCTGTCTGAACCGGCCCTCGATGTGCCGATCGTGTTTGTCGACCTGGAAACGACGGGTGGTTCCGTCGGCCAACACCGGATCACGGAAATCGGTGTCGTCGAGCTGGGGCCGGATGGCGCGTCCACATGGACCACGCTCGTCGACCCTGGTCAGCCCATTCCGCCTTTCATCCAGCAGTTGACGGGCATCACCGACGCCATGGTGCGTGGCGCGCCGACCTTCGAGTCGATCGCCGCCGATCTTTTTGCGCGGCTCGACGGCAAGCTGTTCATTGCGCATAACGCGAACTTCGACCGCGGATTTTTGCGCAGCGAGTTCCAGCGCGTGGGCTTCGCGTTCAATCCCGATATGTTGTGCACCGTGCGCCTGTCGCGCGCGCTGTTTCCCGCAGAAAAGCGCCACGGCCTCGACGCGCTGGTGGAACGGCATGCGCTGGTTCCGTCGGACCGGCACCGCGCGCTCGCCGACGCCGATCTGCTCTGGCAGTTCTGGCAGCGGCTGCACGGTCTCGTCCCTGTCGAGGTTCTGCGTGCGCAAATCGACAAGACCATGCGCCGGTTCCGGCTCGCGGGCGATATCACGGAAGATCTGCTCGATACCGCGCCCGCCGGCTGCGGCGTCTACGCGTTCTATGGCGAGAACGACGCGCCGTTGTACGTCGGCAGAAGCGTGCGTGTGCGCCAGCGTCTGCGCACGCATCTGACGGGAGAGCGCCGTTCGTCGAAAGAGTTGAAGCTGGCGCAGCAGGTACGCCGCGTCGAGTGGCGCGGCACGGGCGGGGAGATCGGCGCGCTACTTGCCGAAGCGCAGATGATCGCGGCACTCCGCCCGCCGCATAACCGCGTGCCTCGGATGAGCCGCGCCGATCCCGTCGACGCGCCCTGGCCTTACGACGGCGCGATCGCGTTCGAGGAACGTGACACTGTTGAGGGCTCGCGCGCTTTCCACGTCGTGGATCGATGGCACTATCTTGGACACGCACCTTCGCTGGCCGAGGCCGCGACCCTGCTCGCGGCAAGCGTGCCCGGCGCGTTCGAGTTGTCGACGTGGCGCGTTTTGCAGTCGCATCTCGCGCGCGGCCTGAGTGTGCTGCCGCTCAGCCGCCAGCCCACGGAGCCCGCTGCAAGCGCCATCCCCGCAGCGGCTCCCGTCGACGCAGCCTAACCCGTCGCTCCGACGCCGCCCGATTCGCACACGTGCCCAAGCGCGTGTGTCAGCGCTGCGTTGCGGGTGTTGTCGTAGCGGGTGAGCGACTTCCAGTTGTCGATGCCTCGCGCGACGCGCGTCGGGCAATCGTCCTGCGCACGCAGCGTCTGGACGCGCGCGAGCGCGCTGATCAGCGACTGCGTCAGCTTGTCCAGCTGCGGCCTGAGACTCGTCGCGAGGTCCGGCGCCGGGCCTTCGGGCGGGCGGCCTGCCCGCCACGTGTCGAAGAGTGCGTTCTGCACTTCCTTGCTCGCATCGATCTGATCCTGGAAGAACTCGTGCGCGAACGCCGGGTCCACACCCGC
Proteins encoded in this window:
- a CDS encoding porin encodes the protein MKKTLMVAALSGVFATAAHAQSSVTLYGLIDAGITYTNNQATAPGQGHSNVQMTSGSVNGSRFGLRGAEDLGGGLKAIFTLENGFGINDGTLKQQSRLFGRQAFVGLASDQFGAVTLGRQYDSMVDYVGPLSLTGTQYGGTQFAHPFDNDNLNNSFRVNNSVKYQSANYAGFKFGALYGFSNQADGFSNNRAYSAGASYSFAGFNLAAAYLQLNSNGATGAAAAFNSGGAINGDNTFFAGRQQTWGAGGNYTFGPATVGLVYSQTNLSKMAGINQGASGNQGLQNRFGGDSGHFQNYEANARYALTPAISIAGSYTYTKASLGGEHPHWNQFNLQTAYALSKRTDVYLQGEYQQVSDNSIVNANINGLNASANEKQVAVTAGLRHRF
- a CDS encoding exonuclease domain-containing protein yields the protein MSELLLSEPALDVPIVFVDLETTGGSVGQHRITEIGVVELGPDGASTWTTLVDPGQPIPPFIQQLTGITDAMVRGAPTFESIAADLFARLDGKLFIAHNANFDRGFLRSEFQRVGFAFNPDMLCTVRLSRALFPAEKRHGLDALVERHALVPSDRHRALADADLLWQFWQRLHGLVPVEVLRAQIDKTMRRFRLAGDITEDLLDTAPAGCGVYAFYGENDAPLYVGRSVRVRQRLRTHLTGERRSSKELKLAQQVRRVEWRGTGGEIGALLAEAQMIAALRPPHNRVPRMSRADPVDAPWPYDGAIAFEERDTVEGSRAFHVVDRWHYLGHAPSLAEAATLLAASVPGAFELSTWRVLQSHLARGLSVLPLSRQPTEPAASAIPAAAPVDAA
- the greB gene encoding transcription elongation factor GreB, with protein sequence MNKAFVKESTDENDDDLEAAQPDMPAGAKNYITPAGYRRLRDELLHLIDEARPEVVKLVSWAASNGDRSENGDYIYGKRRLREIDRRIRFLTKRIDLAEVVNSSRQENTDQVFFGATVEYATEDGETHTVRIVGIDEVNLDEGHVSWISPIARALLKAKVGDQVTLHTPAGPQPIDVLDVAYPTREEEEA
- a CDS encoding chorismate mutase, giving the protein MTRPHLIGALGAILFASALAFTPVSARADGDDTALTNLIALVSQRLSLAEPVARYKWAHQQPITDTPREQALLADVEKRAARAGVDPAFAHEFFQDQIDASKEVQNALFDTWRAGRPPEGPAPDLATSLRPQLDKLTQSLISALARVQTLRAQDDCPTRVARGIDNWKSLTRYDNTRNAALTHALGHVCESGGVGATG
- a CDS encoding phage protein NinX family protein; this encodes MNVADLSDLALDYWVARSLHDFVREIYFTDSGRVVSVRGNDRGRPWDGRFTPSTSWEAAAVVLERAQRLEVRERTRDGAAHCVADFEGGHRTVSAHGESLRIALLRAFVSSQFGDTVDDVLRQPQSLFGTRATPIGEQTAPLGVENELPKPDGEIGDIKSAPR
- a CDS encoding cold-shock protein produces the protein METGIVKWFNDAKGFGFITSDAGGEDLFAHFSEIRADGFKSLKENQRVSFEVKAGPKGKQAANIQPL